The following proteins come from a genomic window of Tenebrio molitor chromosome 9, icTenMoli1.1, whole genome shotgun sequence:
- the LOC138139407 gene encoding serine protease inhibitor I/II-like, whose translation MNTVILTCLVLSVLIFSVTCNTECKEGESKKEECNSCRCANGLWVCTRKACAPRKTRGAYCEPGTTFKKECNTCVCNKDGTNAACTLKACL comes from the exons ATGAATACTGTTATCCTCACTTGCCTCGTACTTAGTGTACTAATCTTCAGTGTTACTTGCAATAcag AATGCAAGGAGGGCGAAAGCAAGAAAGAGGAGTGTAACAGTTGCAGATGTGCCAATGGACTGTGGGTCTGCACCAGAAAAGCTTGTGCTCCACGCAAAACCAgag GTGCATATTGTGAACCTGGAACCACCTTCAAAAAAGAATGTAACACATGCGTTTGCAACAAGGATGGAACCAATGCTGCTTGTACACTGAAGGCTTGTCTTtaa